ttccgccgTGGATACTTTGGGCTTTTGCAAATTCTACAACTGACAAAAGGTCACAGAATTACAAATAGACAAACGAATTACAGCCTTTTCCTCACGCacatgattgacgaaaatTGTGTTTAGCAGAATGTTGTCCTTGTTGAAGCAttggatgttttgctgccaagAGTTGGCCGATCACAGCACCAGCTCATGCGATGGGGCGAGCTAAGAAATCCTGGTACCTTTTGTCCTCATAATTACGAACGATCTCTACCAGTTTAAACACCTTGTAGAGGGGCCCCGGATCGGTCAACAGCAGGTCGCCCTCCCATGGGATCACACTCGTTCGCTCAGTCGCAGCGCCCAGCCAATGTTGCGAATTCGAAGTCATCCAGCACTTGTCTAACCTGCAATGAAACGGATGCTCATTTCACAAAATACACAACCTGGCGTACGAAAttcatttcttcacttcctTGATAATATTTGCGCACCAAATGCTTAAAGATCGGGTCCAGtcactggtggccggtgatgcatgttttgatgtttgttcCTGGCGCTTGACGGCGTTGTTACCGGTTGTCGTATTGCTGATGGAAAACGTACGaatctgaaataaaacaagactTCAATCGGGTGCACAAAAGTAcaattgtttaaactttttacacggcccacggccccacggatCTTCGCCACCAACAAACTGCACGAAATGAACTATGCACTGACTCCCGTCGCAGCCTACTGCGTAAAATGTGTGACAGTAGTGCGCAAGCGCGAAAACCAACATGTACGatcgtttccccgtttctttCTATCTCATGTTCCATCTGTACGGTTGGTGCaaatttgctataaaataagctttcccAGAacggtgagtgtgtgtgtgcgagtgtgtgcgtttgacgaacggcgtttcgtcagctgaGGAATGACAATCGTCCGCCCGACCGTCCACCAACGGATGGTCTCGTCACGCCGCTGACGACAATCATCCGTTTTAGCGTCCCGCGTCGTCAGCGCGCTGACGATacgaaagctcgtggctccttgggACGCTGTTGGGATCAGTCGTAAGAGGTTTGGCCAactatgtttgtttttatatatttttctcgtttcttgGTTTCTCGGTTTTTGCATCAAATCAGTCATTTGTTCAATTTGTTCaatgtttcaattcaatttggtcAATTCTACCGAGATTGAATCTTTATTATTATGATgattgataaaaaattaaactcgaCGAACTTTTCGGTAGCGTACTCCTGTCTATAGCGCTGGGTTCGGGTGCGCTACGGGTTTACAGGACTAGATGGGTTTTGGctagtttggcattaatcgttaacgtcaaacttgttacgtttcgcatcgtgtgtccccgcagtataGGTTTTGATTTCACCGacgatttcatttttaatgttaACATTAACAGGaaggtgttgttgtgttatcaGTTATTGTTCAGGGATTCATATAAAAGCCTCAGAAACTCAGAGCCagaaatttcaataatttttcaacttttgccTTCATCTCAAAAGAAAAGCAAGAGAAAAGCTGTGGttacagaagaagaagaagacatAGTGTCAGGAAACAAAgtaaaaatgcaatttatttcagtgtgggaaaaacgaaatcaatctTAATATTACATATTaaagtttaatatttttgtgttgtttcttttgtgGTGCTATTAACATTTCGGCGATCATTGGAGATAATTGGATTGTGTATTTTGACTCATCGACGGAACACCAAGAGCGTATGAAAATGACCACACAGTGCTTACTTAGTATTTAGCAATTAGCTAGTTAACGTTGGTTCGTAAAATAGTGGATGAATGAAAACTGCTTCACcaggaagcatttgttttggCTACTCCGTTTCGGAAATCTGACagtgtttatattttgtgTGCGATTTGCCGCTGGGGCCATAAATATTTCCCACTAAACCGATCATATTTCGGTCGGCAACATCATAAAACTACAGGCTTTCGGAAAGTGAAGTAAGTTAAATATGATGTTAGTTGATAAAACGTGAGGTGAGGTGATAAAATCGTTCTAGAGGGATAGAGGGGAGAGAGGAGAATCGAACGATCTAGGAAAAAAGCACACAAGCATACGAGTTTCTATTCGTAGTAATAAGATTTGGCGGCTTTTGGTTCCAACAACACATActaagaagaagaatgtttCGCGTGAAGAATGTTGAACCAAGAGCGGCAAATGTGGTttgagaaaacaatttgagaCTGTGGCGTTAGGCCAATTTTACATTTATGTTCTAATGTCCTGTCCTGTACTACTCTCCACTACTCTTTCTTTcaacgaaaatcgaaacactgCTAATAACCCCTATACCTACAGAATATAAAACGATCATAATGGAGGGCATCGCTTCAACCGTGGCTGGGACAATGAAAAAGGTACAATTTTTTGGAGGAGCATTTTTACTAGACTTGCTGAGCCATTACAGAAACCTTTGCACGGTCCTTTCCATTGTTAGATGAGATAATCTTTATTTTTGACGGTTTAGTCGATGCATGTTTAGGCTACGATAAGAAGATTGCTAAGCTTTTTGATCCATTTTCACAGAAACGAAATCGGTCCTATCGAAAGGCAAAGCAGAAGGTGGAAAGTGATCAACAAAACGTTGCTGATGCTCTACATTTGGCAACTTACGCACAACAAACGCCTTTGGCCGTAAAACGAGACTGTCTGCCGGCAGTTTCTTTAAATCAGGATCAGCCAAAATTCGCTGTTGATTCTTCTTCCATCAAGGAACCTAAATCGGAAACTTTTAAACAACTGATACGGAAACCAAGTCGCCACCGtaaacggaaagcaaaaggCTCCAACGAGGATCCCGCAACAAACGATCGCTTGGATTCGCTTACAGTCGAGGAAGTGTTTCCTTCGAATTATTTCCAATCGCAAACCGTTGGACATAACGAAGAGAGTTCTAGACCAAACCCCGATTTTCGAGAGCCGCCCAAGAGCAAGAAAGAAGGATTGGCTGTAAAAAACACTCTCTGTTTTGCAGGACTTGAAAACATACATGTGGGGTCGTTGTTTCCCCGTTCCGAAAGCGCTTTATCGAGTTCAATAATTAAAGACATTTGTGTTGATGCCATTTTCCCTCGGCTCACCTTTGATAGTGGcgtaaataaaataagttCTTGCAAGCAGATTTCGCCGTTACAGTATAAAGTACAGAACTCTTTAAAAGAACCCAAGATCAAAATCGACATTGCAAAGGAAGGATTGCAGCACGTTGGCTGTGAGGAGTTATTTCCCGGCAACCAACCCGTTAAGTCATCCTGTCACAGTCTTACAAGAGAAGATAGTAACGCTGCAAGTATGAATGCTCTCCCGGAAGTGTCAAAAACGGATAAATCGCGTGAGCAAATTCTTGCTGAGCGTGAGGCCAAAAAAGCTGTTAAGCTggctgtaaaaaataaaagcaaatcgAAAGGCGCTACTAGTGAACAGCAACCATCGGAACGAAGGAAACAGCTACAACAAcatgaaacgaaagagaaaaagtcAAAACAGTCTGCAGGTGCCGTTTGGCCGTTGGCTAAGTCCGACACGGATGCAAGCATTTGTGAGAAATTGAAAGAATTACACATAACCGATGCAACATCCACGGATAAGCCAGACGAATCCGAGCCTGCTGCAAGTTATGTCTCTGCAGCCTGTATGACCCAGGACCAGCTGGCAGAAGGGGTATCACAATATAATAGTCCGAACCATCGTCCGGGTGATAAAGATTCGATGTCCTTAGCGAAGCCTCCAAAAAAGACACTGACTAAAGCGGAACGAAGAGCGATTCAGGAAGCACAGCGTGCAGCCAAACTTGGCACACAGCAGACTAAAAAACTAGAAGCTGTTCTACCGCCGGTTGTCACACGAACGCAAGAGGATTATGCAAAAAAGTTGTCATCGAAAAGCGGTATCGCGAAGTCTGTGGTTAGGAAGAACATCACAAGCGTTGGTGTCGCCCCACCGCGCAAGCATATTGTGAATCTTTTTAATCATCTCCACCAACCTAAGATGGCTGCGGCCGAGGTTATCAACTCTCCGACAATACATCCGGTTGTTACGAAGCTTGGCGTACGCTACGCCGGGGGTACGGTGGCCGGTTCGAAGGCACGCTGTCTGGCATTGCTGAATGTTGTGAAGCAATTAATACACGACTACGAGACACCCCCGGAGAAGGAGTTTTGTCGCAGCTTCGAGGAAACGCTGAATAGTGCTGTCGTCTATTTACAGCGTTGTcgccctttttcggtttcgatgacGAATGCCCTGCGTCACGTAAAGATGAACACTCGTCAGCTAGACGCAAAACTGTCCGACTCGGAACAGAAGGAATATCTGCTTGAAGCGATCGAGGCTTACATTCGCGATCACATGGAAAAGGCGGAGGAAGCGATCTGCATTTCGGTGCAGGAGAAAATCTACGATGGCGATGTCATTCTAACCTACGGATGGTGAGTTTCACATATAACctatttcaaaacattttggTAAGCCACGCTTTTCGGCCTTCGTAGCTCTTCACTCATCAAGCACATCCTCGAGGAAGCGAATCGTCGATCGAAAGCCTTTCGCGTGATAATTGTTAACGCACGACCACGCGAGGAAGAGAACGTAATGTTGGAGCAACTCGTACGTCAGGGCGTAAGCTGCATGTGCGTACTAATCAACGCCGTTAACTACGTGATGCCGGAAGTAACAAAAGTGTTAGTCGGAGCACACGCCTTGCTGGCGAACGGGTCTGTGATGAGCCGCGTCGGAACCGCACAGATTGCCCTCGTTGCCAAATCGTACAACGTGCCTGTACTAGTATGCTGCGAAACGCACAAATTTACTGAGCGTGTCCAAACGGACGCTTTCGTCTACAACGAGCTTGGTAAGGAGACGAATGGAAAAGAATAACATCAAACTACATTTTTGAACAACCATTTTTTACTTTAGGAAATCCAAACGATCTAGTTCTATCCCCGAGGACGCGTGATTTAGCCGAGGCGAAGCCAATGCTGACCGGCTGGGAAACGATTAGTTCTTTGACTATTTTAAACCTTCACTACGATGTAACGCCGCCGGAGTTAGTGACGGCTGTCGTTACCGAGGTAGCGATTTTGCCCTGCACCAGCGTACCAGTGATTTTGCGTATAAAACCATCCGATGTAGCGTACTAATAGCTGTCTCATGATCGTTTTCCAGGAAAGGCACCTATTGTTTATTGCTAACAGCGAAATCGGCTTAAGGTGTAtttaaaaagtggaaaatgattAACGCTGCCCCCCTAATGCTGATTGTAGACGAAGCCATTTCAGTTCAGTTGGCACAAAACAAAGTAATACATGATCATAATGTTATTGTAGTGTTACGTTGCTGTCTGTTATTTGTGTTTTACATTCATTTAATACTGGAACGTGGTAGGAACCGACGGCTCTAGAAAGTTGGACCCCTTTATGGGGTTTCATACGAAATGCCTCGTTCTCTAtgggttttccttctttcaataTCATCGTAACGATGACTCTCCGCCGTGGACGGTCAACAGGTTGATTTTGGGCTCCGTATTTGTGGAATGTGTGTACAGGTACAACAGCGAACCGTACGCACTGTACGGTGACCTTACAGTCGTGTAGCGTATACGTCTCACCAAGCTCCGGTAGGCTGtgcatgtcatgagaatggaTAACGACGATCCAGTCCGCAGAGTGTTCTTAGGCCGTGGTAGGCGCCGAGATAATGATAATGCATCGACAAGATTTGAATGACGATTTAAGAATGACCGGCTGACGCTCGAGGGCGAGTAGTCGAGGGAGTCTGTTGCAGTCCAGACGGCTCAGCGATTTTAGATgcagaataataataattcattGATTCGGAGCGTGTAACAATCGACTAGTCCCCGAAAAGTACCAACATAGTTGGTTTATAACATGTATTGCGATCTACATTAAGAACTTCGATTTGGTACGATCTACTCTCTCAGAACGCGTTTCCTAACTTCCGCTTTGTATTCTGCCGGGTGAACTGTTTTTCGGTGCAGATATTGCTTGTTTTTCGTGCTAAAACGTTGTGTGCAATACGGGCAGCCATACAGCGCCTCACCGGTATGGTATATGGCTATGTGTTCctgttttggaaaaaaaccAATTTTAGTACAAGTGCTATTTTGCTTTTTGGTGTCCTTACCCGTTTGTAGTGTAGTAATTTGAAGCGCTTATGGCAAAGTTCACACTCGTAGCGAGTTGCAGCATGTGCGCGGCGCATATGGTAGGCCAAAGCGTCCTTATTGCGTAGCTGTTTGCCACAGACGACGCAAGGTTCCAACGAAcagtcggccaccgtgtgcaTGCGTCGCATATGCTTCGTGAGACAATATTTATCCGTTAGCCAAACTGAGCATACGCCACACTGGACCCTGCTATCCATCCGCCGGCCTTCGTGATGCTTGCGATGCACCAAAAAGCACTGTTTTGTGCGAAATACTCGTGCACACACTTCACACACGTGCTTCTCTCCCTCGCCGTGCATTGCAACGCGATGCTTACGAAGCGATCCAAGGCTCGCCAACACTTTCCCGCAATCAGGACACGGAACTGATCCGTGAGCTACCATTATATGTGCATTGAGGTGTGCTTTAGAGACAAACGCTTTCTGGCAAGTGTCACAGCGCAACGTACGATCAGCAGCTGTTGCGTGAACCTCTTTGGTGTGCTCCTTCAGAACTTTGCTTGAAGAGTAACTTTTACGGCATAGCAAACAACGGAATGCATCGGGATTAAGGTGCAGCTGGAGGTGTTCTATCATCCAgcattttttgtaaattttcttGTTACAACAAAGAAGATACCCAGAGCAGTTATGCTCGTAGCGATAGTGCTTTCGCAGTTCACCGAAATCCGTTAATGGTGTCAAGCAAAGATCGCATGACAAATCGTAATGGCGCAGTACCAGCTGATCATTGGTGAGCTCGGAATCGATGTGTGCTTCGGCCTGCGAGGGTGTAAGTTTACTGACTTTGCTGATTTCGCTACCTTTGAAGaacgtttgtttatttttaactgAATGCTGTTTCATTTCAGGCAACGCTTCTTTCGCTAAATTAAGATTCCTGACTTCAGGCGCTTGTGTTTCCTCGCCAGTTTTAATGACGTTCTCTTCGAGCATCCAGCTCTGATGGAATTTATCAAACGCTTCGACAAGAGAATGGGCAGAAAGCACATTGATGTTTTGTGGAGTGCTACCCGTTGTCTCTGACTCGCACAGTATTTCCAACTGAATCGTATTCCATGCAGGTTTCACCGGATCTGGTTGCTTTACTAATCTTGAACCCTCGCTCAGCGTTACCAGATTGCGCTTTACTTGCTCAACAAAGGCGTGGAAGTCCTCGATGATCGCCCTGCACGCTGCACAAATTAGGAACGAACATTGGGGATCTAAAGTTAGCTacagaacataaaaaaaacaaaaaggtgTAGTAGCCAGCGAAGTGAAGTCTTTCCTTTGTCGGAGAATGGTCATACCTTAAAGTAAAAGACACAGTCAATCTTAGTAATCAGATTCTGATCAATCAGCATTAAAGGGGTATCAGGGTGCAGACAGAATCTGCACACCTTTGCACAGAAACTTTCCATTTTACTTTTTCACTTAAGTGCTAAGCAACGAGAGTATCGAGAGTCGACTGGCCATGATTTATGACGcaatttgttattgtttacaATTCGCTTTGTAACTGTCCGGCcacacgatgcgcaacgaaacgtttttggcatttcctataaatgccaaactgctgcgcttctgtcaaaacatttatgtgtcggccgaaCGCAAAACCCGTAagcaaacagaggataatataagttcttatttggCGGTATagcaaaatcgaaaaaacagaaacaaacattcagaaatcaatttatttctcttctatttctgttttctcggaccaaaaacacgagtgtaaacacgtttgacatttcgtttttatatgtttgctgccacacgaagcgtaaacgatttggcattacaaaataattttacgctagctcttacgcttcgtgtggccccagCCTATATGTTTTGGTCGAgacgtaaacagtttggcatttaatGGAAATAccaaaaacgtttatttgcgcatcgtgtagccCGGCAGTTCCGCTGTCCGCTCGTAAAGTGTCATAATTCTGCACATGCAACACTTTTGTGAGCATCTGCAGaacttttttatttctttcaaTACATAAATACTCTATCTTTATTGCAGATAGGTAGAATTTATTTATGcgaatttaattacaataattGCACGCGTCACAAGTTACTTCCCTACTGGCTAATTTAGACCCGTAGACGATCACCATTTGATGCTGAATCGAGTGAACAATATTGCTGTACGCTTTGTGCCACACACAGGACCCTTTTTCCTGTACTAATCGACAGAAACAACGCAGAAAAAGATATA
The nucleotide sequence above comes from Anopheles bellator chromosome 1, idAnoBellAS_SP24_06.2, whole genome shotgun sequence. Encoded proteins:
- the LOC131206478 gene encoding translation initiation factor eIF-2B subunit delta — translated: MEGIASTVAGTMKKKRNRSYRKAKQKVESDQQNVADALHLATYAQQTPLAVKRDCLPAVSLNQDQPKFAVDSSSIKEPKSETFKQLIRKPSRHRKRKAKGSNEDPATNDRLDSLTVEEVFPSNYFQSQTVGHNEESSRPNPDFREPPKSKKEGLAVKNTLCFAGLENIHVGSLFPRSESALSSSIIKDICVDAIFPRLTFDSGVNKISSCKQISPLQYKVQNSLKEPKIKIDIAKEGLQHVGCEELFPGNQPVKSSCHSLTREDSNAASMNALPEVSKTDKSREQILAEREAKKAVKLAVKNKSKSKGATSEQQPSERRKQLQQHETKEKKSKQSAGAVWPLAKSDTDASICEKLKELHITDATSTDKPDESEPAASYVSAACMTQDQLAEGVSQYNSPNHRPGDKDSMSLAKPPKKTLTKAERRAIQEAQRAAKLGTQQTKKLEAVLPPVVTRTQEDYAKKLSSKSGIAKSVVRKNITSVGVAPPRKHIVNLFNHLHQPKMAAAEVINSPTIHPVVTKLGVRYAGGTVAGSKARCLALLNVVKQLIHDYETPPEKEFCRSFEETLNSAVVYLQRCRPFSVSMTNALRHVKMNTRQLDAKLSDSEQKEYLLEAIEAYIRDHMEKAEEAICISVQEKIYDGDVILTYGCSSLIKHILEEANRRSKAFRVIIVNARPREEENVMLEQLVRQGVSCMCVLINAVNYVMPEVTKVLVGAHALLANGSVMSRVGTAQIALVAKSYNVPVLVCCETHKFTERVQTDAFVYNELGNPNDLVLSPRTRDLAEAKPMLTGWETISSLTILNLHYDVTPPELVTAVVTEVAILPCTSVPVILRIKPSDVAY
- the LOC131215450 gene encoding transcription factor grauzone-like is translated as MLIDQNLITKIDCVFYFKLTLDPQCSFLICAACRAIIEDFHAFVEQVKRNLVTLSEGSRLVKQPDPVKPAWNTIQLEILCESETTGSTPQNINVLSAHSLVEAFDKFHQSWMLEENVIKTGEETQAPEVRNLNLAKEALPEMKQHSVKNKQTFFKGSEISKVSKLTPSQAEAHIDSELTNDQLVLRHYDLSCDLCLTPLTDFGELRKHYRYEHNCSGYLLCCNKKIYKKCWMIEHLQLHLNPDAFRCLLCRKSYSSSKVLKEHTKEVHATAADRTLRCDTCQKAFVSKAHLNAHIMVAHGSVPCPDCGKVLASLGSLRKHRVAMHGEGEKHVCEVCARVFRTKQCFLVHRKHHEGRRMDSRVQCGVCSVWLTDKYCLTKHMRRMHTVADCSLEPCVVCGKQLRNKDALAYHMRRAHAATRYECELCHKRFKLLHYKREHIAIYHTGEALYGCPYCTQRFSTKNKQYLHRKTVHPAEYKAEVRKRVLRE